A genome region from Cyprinus carpio isolate SPL01 chromosome B23, ASM1834038v1, whole genome shotgun sequence includes the following:
- the LOC122141863 gene encoding 2-aminomuconic semialdehyde dehydrogenase: MSKDKYLVLENYIGGKFVPCSKLIDSFNPSTGEVYCKVPDSGPQEVDAAVRAAKEAFPDWSTKSPAERSKVLNKLADLIEARLEEFVQAESKDQGKTITFARNVDIPRSAYNFRFFASSVLHHTNDCSQMDHMGCLNYTVRSPVGVAGLISPWNLPLYLLTWKIAPAVAAGNTVVAKPSEMTSVTAWMMCQLLEEAGFPPGVINIVFGTGPRAGDALVSHPDVPLISFTGSTATARLITEHSAPYCKKLSLELGGKNPAIIFADADMEQCISTTVRSSFSNQGEICLCTSRIFVERSIYPEFLARFVEAARQWKTGVPSDPSNDNGALISKEHLQKVKGYVALALEEGAQVHCGEGVDKLILPQPNASGYFMLPTIISGVKDSSALMQEEIFGPVTCVTPFDEEEEVISRANDVRYGLSATVWSRDVGRVHRVARKLQAGLVWTNCWLVRDLNLPFGGMKNSGIGREGGKDSYHFFTEVKSITIKH, from the exons ATGTCAAAAGACAAATACCTTGTGCTGGAAAACTATATTGGTGGGAAGTTTGTACCATGTTCCAAGCTAATTGACTCTTTCAACCCATCGACTGGAGAGGTTTATTGCAAAGTTCCAGACAGTGGACCTCAGGAG GTGGATGCTGCAGTGAGGGCAGCCAAAGAGGCCTTTCCTGATTGGTCCACAAAGAGTCCAGCAGAGAGATCCAAAGTACTGAATAAACTAGCAGATCTGATAGAGGCTCGACTGGAGGAGTTTGTCCAGGCTGAGTCTAAAGACCAGG GGAAGACTATAACTTTTGCCCGCAATGTGGACATTCCACGATCAGCGTACAACTTCCGTTTTTTTGCTTCATCTGTCCTGCATCACACTAATGACTGCAGTCAGATGGATCACATGGGCTGTCTCAACTACACAGTACGCTCTCCTGTAGGAGTGG CTGGTCTCATAAGCCCATGGAACCTGCCTTTGTACCTCCTGACCTGGAAGATTGCCCCGGCTGTTGCTGCAGGCAATACTGTGGTGGCGAAACCCAGTGAAATGACCTCCGTCACTGCCTGGATGATGTGTCAGCTATTGGAGGAAGCTG GCTTTCCACCTGGAGTGATCAACATTGTCTTTGGTACGGGCCCACGAGCCGGGGATGCACTGGTGTCCCACCCTGACGTGCCGTTGATCTCATTTACGGGGAGCACAGCTACAGCAAGACTGATAACAGAGCACAGTGCACCGTACTGTAAGAAGCTTTCACTGGAGCTTGGCGGGAAAAACCCGGCTATTATATTTGCTGATGCTGACATGGAGCAGTGCATCAGCACTACTGTACGATCCAGCTTCTCCAATCAG gGAGAGATCTGTCTGTGCACCAGCAGAATCTTTGTTGAGCGCAGCATTTACCCAGAATTCCTTGCTCGTTTCGTGGAGGCGGCTCGTCAGTGGAAAACTGGAGTGCCCTCTGACCCCTCCAATGACAATGGAGCACTCATCAGCAAAGAGCATCTACAGAAG GTTAAAGGTTATGTTGCTTTGGCGCTGGAAGAAGGTGCCCAGGTGCATTGTGGGGAGGGTGTGGACAAACTTATCCTTCCACAACCAAATGCGAGCGGCTATTTCATGTTGCCCACTATCATCTCTGGAGTGAAAGACTCCTCCGCATTGATGCAGGAAGAGATTTTTGGTCCTGTAACCTGTGTGACACCCTTCgatgaggaagaggaagtgaTATCACGGGCCAACGATGTCCGCTACGGTTTATCCGCCACAGTATGGTCCCGAGATGTGGGGCGCGTGCACAGGGTTGCTAGGAAACTGCAGGCTGGGTTGGTGTGGACCAACTGCTGGCTGGTCAGAGATTTAAACCTCCCGTTCGGTGGCATGAAAAACTCGGGCATTGGTCGAGAGGGGGGAAAAGACTCGTACCACTTCTTCACTGAGGTGAAGTCCATCACCATCAAACACTGA